In Streptomyces sp. 840.1, one DNA window encodes the following:
- the kdpB gene encoding potassium-transporting ATPase subunit KdpB — protein sequence MSTVTPVGAPHRDTPSGHGPEGRVGAGLFDPGMMIAAFPDAIRKLRPRVMIKSPVMFVVLTGSVLTTVLAAMDPGDWFGWAITVWLWLTTVFANLAEAVAEGRGKAQADTLRRARTDTVARRLTGRNEERTAGTELRVGDLVVCEAGDIVPGDGDVVEGVASVDESAITGESAPVIRESGGDRSAVTGGTKVLSDRIVIKITTKPGETFIDRMIALVEGAARQKTPNEIALNILLASLTIVFLLAVVTLQPFAVYAGSEQSMTVLAALLVCLIPTTIGALLSAIGIAGMDRLVQRNVLAMSGRAVEAAGDVSTLLLDKTGTITLGNRQAAGFLPVAGVTQAELADAAQLSSLADETPEGRSVVVLAKEAYGLRERHQGQLATADWVGFTAQTRMSGVDLDGRRIRKGATGSVTAWVRERGGTVHPDVTALTDRISREGGTPLPVAVDDGDGARVLGVIHLKDVVKEGMRERFDELRRMGIRTVMITGDNPLTAKAIAEEAGVDDFLAEATPEDKMALIKREQAGGKLVAMTGDGTNDAPALAQADVGVAMNTGTSAAKEAGNMVDLDSDPTKLIEIVEIGKQLLITRGALTTFSIANDVAKYFAIIPAMFAVVYPGLDRLNIMDLSSPRSAILSAVIFNALIIVALVPLALKGVRYRPAGADSMLRRNLGIYGLGGLVAPFIGIKIIDLIISLIPGIG from the coding sequence ATGTCCACCGTCACACCGGTCGGCGCACCGCACCGGGACACCCCGTCCGGTCACGGCCCCGAAGGGCGCGTCGGCGCCGGTCTGTTCGACCCCGGCATGATGATCGCCGCGTTCCCCGACGCGATACGCAAACTGCGTCCCCGGGTGATGATCAAGTCACCGGTGATGTTCGTGGTGCTGACCGGCTCCGTGCTCACCACCGTGCTGGCCGCCATGGACCCGGGGGACTGGTTCGGCTGGGCGATCACCGTCTGGCTCTGGCTGACCACGGTCTTCGCCAACCTCGCGGAGGCGGTCGCCGAGGGGCGCGGCAAGGCCCAGGCCGACACCCTGCGCCGGGCCAGGACGGACACCGTCGCCCGCCGGCTCACCGGCCGGAACGAGGAGCGGACGGCGGGCACCGAACTGCGCGTCGGCGACCTGGTGGTCTGCGAGGCCGGCGACATCGTCCCGGGCGACGGAGACGTCGTCGAGGGCGTGGCCAGCGTCGACGAATCCGCGATCACCGGCGAATCCGCACCCGTCATCCGGGAGTCCGGCGGCGACCGCAGCGCCGTGACCGGCGGTACGAAGGTGCTCTCCGACCGCATCGTCATCAAGATCACCACCAAGCCGGGCGAGACGTTCATCGACCGGATGATCGCCCTCGTCGAGGGCGCCGCCCGGCAGAAGACGCCCAACGAGATCGCGCTGAACATCCTGCTCGCCTCGCTGACCATCGTCTTCCTGCTGGCCGTGGTCACCCTCCAGCCGTTCGCCGTCTACGCGGGCAGCGAGCAGTCCATGACCGTGCTGGCCGCACTGCTGGTCTGCCTGATCCCGACCACCATCGGCGCGCTGCTCTCCGCGATCGGCATCGCCGGCATGGACCGGCTGGTGCAGCGCAACGTGCTCGCCATGTCGGGACGCGCCGTCGAGGCGGCGGGCGACGTCTCGACCCTGCTGCTCGACAAGACCGGCACCATCACCCTCGGCAACCGGCAGGCCGCCGGGTTCCTCCCGGTCGCGGGCGTGACGCAGGCCGAGCTCGCGGACGCCGCCCAGCTCTCCTCACTGGCCGACGAGACACCGGAGGGCCGCTCCGTCGTCGTCCTGGCGAAGGAGGCGTACGGGCTCCGGGAGCGGCATCAGGGGCAGCTGGCCACCGCGGACTGGGTGGGCTTCACCGCCCAGACCCGGATGTCCGGCGTCGACCTCGACGGCCGCCGGATCCGCAAGGGCGCCACCGGCTCGGTCACCGCCTGGGTCCGGGAGCGCGGCGGCACGGTCCACCCGGACGTCACCGCGCTCACCGACCGGATCTCCCGCGAGGGCGGTACGCCGCTGCCGGTCGCGGTCGACGACGGGGACGGAGCCAGGGTCCTGGGCGTCATCCACCTCAAGGACGTCGTCAAGGAGGGGATGCGCGAGCGGTTCGACGAGCTGCGCCGGATGGGCATCCGCACGGTCATGATCACCGGTGACAACCCGCTGACCGCGAAGGCCATCGCCGAGGAGGCGGGCGTCGACGACTTCCTCGCCGAGGCGACCCCCGAGGACAAGATGGCCCTCATCAAGCGGGAGCAGGCCGGCGGCAAGCTCGTCGCGATGACCGGCGACGGGACGAACGACGCGCCCGCGCTCGCCCAGGCCGACGTCGGCGTGGCCATGAACACCGGAACCTCGGCCGCCAAGGAGGCCGGGAACATGGTGGACCTGGACTCCGACCCGACCAAGCTCATCGAGATCGTCGAGATCGGCAAACAGCTGCTGATCACCCGGGGCGCGCTGACGACCTTCTCCATCGCCAACGACGTCGCGAAGTACTTCGCGATCATCCCCGCCATGTTCGCCGTGGTCTATCCGGGCCTGGACCGGCTCAACATCATGGATCTGTCCTCGCCCCGGTCCGCGATCCTGTCCGCCGTGATCTTCAACGCGCTGATCATCGTCGCGTTGGTGCCGCTCGCCCTGAAGGGCGTGCGCTACCGGCCGGCGGGCGCCGACTCGATGCTCCGGCGCAACCTCGGGATCTACGGGCTCGGCGGCCTGGTCGCCCCGTTCATCGGCATCAAGATCATCGACCTGATCATCTCCCTCATCCCCGGAATCGGCTGA
- a CDS encoding potassium-transporting ATPase subunit C: MNHSVVNSARPLWAGLRALLVLTLVCGVLYPLAVTAVAQGLMPGRANGSEVTANGGTVGSELIGQRYDLPLKKGQETPDPDLRWFQPRPSNGLGTNSVNTRYSLLVSGATNRSGDNKELIDWVTAAKAAVVKDNSVPGHPVRPAQVPADAVTSSGSGLDPDISPAYARLQVRRVAERNHLDPGLVAKLVDRHTDGRILGFAGEPRVNVLRLNIALKQLVSPAPGH; encoded by the coding sequence ATGAACCACTCCGTAGTGAACTCCGCCCGGCCGCTCTGGGCCGGACTGCGCGCCCTGCTCGTCCTCACCCTGGTCTGCGGCGTCCTCTACCCGCTCGCCGTCACCGCGGTCGCCCAAGGCCTCATGCCCGGCCGGGCCAACGGCTCCGAAGTCACCGCGAACGGCGGGACCGTCGGCTCCGAGCTCATCGGGCAGCGCTACGACCTGCCGCTGAAGAAGGGCCAGGAGACCCCGGACCCCGACCTCAGATGGTTCCAGCCGCGCCCCTCCAACGGCCTCGGCACCAACAGCGTCAACACGCGGTACTCGCTGCTCGTCTCCGGCGCGACCAACCGCTCCGGCGACAACAAGGAGCTGATCGACTGGGTCACCGCCGCCAAGGCCGCAGTGGTGAAGGACAACTCCGTCCCCGGCCACCCGGTGCGTCCCGCCCAGGTGCCGGCCGACGCCGTCACCTCGTCCGGCTCCGGGCTCGACCCGGACATCTCCCCGGCGTACGCACGGCTCCAGGTGCGACGGGTCGCCGAGCGCAACCACCTGGACCCGGGGCTGGTGGCGAAACTGGTGGACCGGCACACCGACGGCCGGATCCTCGGCTTTGCGGGCGAGCCGAGGGTCAACGTCCTCCGGTTGAACATCGCCCTGAAGCAGCTGGTGAGCCCCGCCCCGGGGCACTGA
- a CDS encoding ABC transporter ATP-binding protein, translating to MTESIDAAGTGAKGGTTVAERPMVRIEDLHRSYGSGAGAVHALRGVSFEVPRGELVALKGRSGSGKTTLLNLVGGLDSPDSGRITVDGTDLSSLGENGLLELRRDRIGFIFQSFGLIPILTAAENVGVPMRLRKADPREREERVSLLLSLVGLADHAAQRPGELSGGQQQRVAIARALANKPALLIADEPTGQLDAETGLAVMELLRAVVHSEGVTALVATHDAQLLGLADRVLELSDGHIIEHP from the coding sequence ATGACCGAGAGCATCGACGCGGCGGGCACCGGCGCGAAGGGCGGCACGACCGTCGCGGAGCGTCCCATGGTCCGGATCGAGGACCTGCACCGGTCGTACGGCTCGGGCGCCGGGGCCGTGCACGCGCTGCGCGGGGTGTCCTTCGAGGTGCCGCGCGGGGAGCTGGTCGCGCTCAAGGGCCGCTCCGGCTCCGGCAAGACCACCCTGCTGAACCTCGTCGGCGGGCTCGACAGCCCCGACAGCGGCCGGATCACCGTGGACGGCACCGACCTGTCCTCCCTCGGCGAGAACGGGCTGCTGGAACTGCGCCGCGACCGGATCGGCTTCATCTTCCAGTCGTTCGGCCTGATTCCCATCCTGACGGCGGCGGAGAACGTCGGCGTGCCCATGCGGCTGCGCAAGGCCGATCCGCGCGAGCGCGAGGAGCGGGTGTCGCTGCTGCTCTCCCTGGTCGGCCTCGCCGACCACGCCGCCCAGCGCCCCGGCGAGCTCTCCGGCGGCCAGCAGCAGCGGGTGGCGATCGCCCGCGCGCTCGCCAACAAGCCCGCCCTGCTGATCGCGGACGAGCCGACCGGACAGCTCGACGCGGAGACCGGCCTCGCGGTGATGGAGCTGCTGCGCGCGGTCGTGCACAGCGAGGGCGTCACCGCGCTCGTCGCCACCCACGACGCCCAGCTGCTCGGCCTCGCGGACCGGGTCCTGGAACTCAGCGACGGGCACATCATCGAGCACCCCTGA
- a CDS encoding ATP-binding protein, with protein MARGKLRIYLGAAPGVGKTYAMLSEAHRRVERGTDCVVGFVEHHDRPRTEVMLHGLEQTRRREIEYRSAVFTEMDVDAVLERAPAVALVDELAHTNVPGSRNAKRWQDVEELLQAGIDVVSTVNIQHLESLGDVVESITGVRQRETVPDEVVRRADQLELVDMSPQALRRRMAHGNIYKPDRIDASLSNYFRPGNLTALRELALLWVADRVDEYLQQYRGEHNIRTTWQARERIVVGLTGGPEGRTLIRRASRMAAKGSGSEILAVYIARSDGLTSASPKELTVQRTLVEDLGGTFHHVIGDDIPSALLEFARGVNATQIVLGSSRRKAWQYIYGPGVGATVARESGTDLDVHIVTHDEVAKGRGLPIARGARLGRARIIWGWIVGVGGPVLLALLLKGLENGPGLANDVLLFLFMTVAAALLGGLLPALASAAAGSLLLNYWFTPPTHTLTVQDPENFVAIVIFFAVAVAVASVVDLAARRTHQAARLRAESEILSFLAGSVLRGETTLAALLDRVRETFGMESVALLERQSDVDPWTCAGSVGPGPVARPEEADVDMPVGDHMALALSGRVLPAEDRRVLGAFAAQAAVVLDRQRLVGEAEEARRLAEGNRIRTALLAAVSHDLRTPLAAIKAAVSSLRSDDVAWSEDDEAELLEGIENGADRLDHLVGNLLDMSRLQTGTVTPLIREIDLDEVVPMALGGVPEDSVDLDIPETLPMVAVDPGLLERAVANIVENAVKYSPDGDRVTVAASALGARVELRVADRGRGVPDDGKERIFEPFQRYGDAPRGAGVGLGLAVARGFVESMGGTLDAEDTPGGGLTMVLTLRAAPGHVPVAPDLPARVTS; from the coding sequence ATGGCGCGCGGCAAACTTCGGATCTACCTCGGTGCGGCACCGGGCGTCGGCAAGACGTACGCCATGCTCTCCGAGGCGCACCGCCGGGTGGAGCGGGGCACCGACTGCGTCGTCGGCTTCGTCGAGCACCACGACCGCCCGCGCACCGAGGTCATGCTGCACGGCCTGGAACAGACGCGCCGCCGCGAGATCGAGTACCGCTCCGCGGTCTTCACCGAGATGGACGTCGACGCGGTCCTGGAACGGGCCCCCGCCGTCGCCCTGGTGGACGAACTGGCGCACACCAATGTGCCCGGCTCCCGCAACGCCAAGCGCTGGCAGGACGTCGAGGAACTCCTCCAGGCCGGCATCGACGTGGTCTCCACCGTCAACATCCAGCACCTGGAGTCACTCGGTGACGTCGTCGAGTCGATAACCGGCGTACGCCAGCGCGAGACCGTGCCCGACGAGGTGGTCCGCCGCGCCGACCAGCTCGAACTCGTCGACATGTCGCCCCAGGCGCTGCGCAGGCGGATGGCCCACGGCAACATCTACAAGCCCGACCGGATCGACGCCTCGCTCTCCAACTACTTCCGCCCCGGCAACCTCACCGCCCTGCGCGAGCTGGCCCTCCTCTGGGTGGCCGACCGGGTCGACGAATACCTCCAGCAGTACCGGGGCGAGCACAACATCCGCACCACCTGGCAGGCCCGCGAACGCATAGTCGTCGGACTCACCGGCGGCCCCGAGGGACGCACCCTCATCCGCCGCGCCTCCCGCATGGCGGCCAAGGGCTCCGGCAGCGAGATCCTCGCCGTCTACATCGCCCGCAGCGACGGACTGACCTCGGCCTCGCCCAAGGAGCTGACCGTCCAGCGCACGCTCGTCGAGGACCTCGGCGGCACCTTCCACCACGTCATCGGCGACGACATACCCTCGGCCCTCCTCGAATTCGCCCGGGGCGTCAACGCCACCCAGATCGTCCTCGGCTCCAGCCGCCGCAAGGCCTGGCAGTACATCTACGGGCCCGGCGTAGGCGCCACCGTCGCCCGCGAGTCCGGCACCGACCTCGACGTCCACATCGTCACCCACGACGAGGTCGCCAAGGGCCGCGGCCTGCCCATCGCCCGCGGCGCCCGGCTCGGCCGGGCCCGCATCATCTGGGGCTGGATCGTCGGCGTGGGCGGCCCGGTCCTCCTCGCGCTGCTCCTCAAGGGCCTGGAGAACGGCCCGGGGCTCGCCAACGACGTCCTGCTCTTCCTCTTCATGACCGTCGCCGCGGCCCTGCTCGGCGGGCTGCTGCCGGCCCTCGCGTCGGCCGCCGCGGGCTCGCTGCTGCTGAACTACTGGTTCACCCCGCCCACCCACACCCTGACCGTCCAGGACCCCGAGAACTTCGTCGCCATCGTGATCTTCTTCGCGGTGGCCGTCGCGGTGGCCTCCGTCGTCGACCTGGCGGCCCGCCGCACCCACCAGGCCGCGAGACTGCGCGCCGAGTCAGAGATCCTGTCCTTCCTGGCCGGCAGCGTGCTGCGCGGCGAGACCACCCTGGCCGCGCTGCTCGACCGGGTCCGCGAGACCTTCGGCATGGAGTCCGTCGCGCTGCTCGAGCGGCAGAGCGACGTCGACCCGTGGACGTGCGCCGGGAGCGTCGGGCCGGGGCCCGTCGCCCGGCCCGAGGAGGCCGATGTGGACATGCCCGTCGGCGACCACATGGCCCTCGCGCTCTCCGGCCGGGTGCTGCCCGCCGAGGACCGCCGGGTGCTCGGCGCCTTCGCCGCCCAGGCCGCCGTCGTACTGGACCGCCAGCGCCTCGTCGGCGAGGCCGAGGAGGCCCGCAGGCTCGCGGAGGGCAACCGGATCAGGACCGCGCTGCTGGCCGCCGTCAGCCACGACCTGCGGACCCCGCTCGCCGCGATCAAGGCCGCCGTCAGCTCCCTGCGCTCCGACGACGTCGCCTGGTCCGAGGACGACGAGGCCGAACTCCTGGAAGGCATCGAGAACGGCGCCGACCGCCTCGACCACCTGGTGGGCAACCTCCTGGACATGTCGCGCCTGCAGACCGGCACCGTCACCCCGCTCATCCGCGAGATCGACCTCGACGAGGTCGTGCCCATGGCCCTGGGCGGGGTGCCCGAGGACAGCGTCGACCTGGACATCCCCGAGACCCTGCCGATGGTCGCCGTCGACCCCGGGCTGCTGGAGCGGGCCGTCGCCAACATCGTCGAGAACGCCGTCAAGTACAGCCCCGACGGCGACCGCGTCACGGTGGCCGCCAGCGCGCTCGGCGCCCGCGTCGAGCTGCGGGTGGCCGACCGGGGCCGAGGCGTCCCCGACGACGGCAAGGAACGCATCTTCGAACCCTTCCAGCGCTACGGCGACGCCCCGCGCGGCGCCGGCGTCGGCCTCGGCCTCGCCGTGGCCCGGGGCTTCGTGGAATCCATGGGGGGCACGCTGGACGCCGAGGACACCCCCGGCGGCGGCCTCACCATGGTCCTGACCCTGAGGGCGGCACCGGGACACGTCCCGGTCGCCCCCGACCTGCCCGCGCGGGTCACCTCATGA
- a CDS encoding response regulator produces the protein MTRVLVVDDEPQIVRALVINLKARKYEVDAAPDGATALQLAAARHPDVVVLDLGLPDMDGVEVIRGLRGWTRVPILVLSARHTSDEKVEALDAGADDYVTKPFGMDELLARLRASVRRAEPVGQDGGDQAVIVETTGFTVDLAAKKVQREGRDVRLTPTEWHLLEVLVRNSGRLVSQKQLLQEVWGPSYGTETNYLRVYMAQLRRKLEADPSHPRHFVTEPGMGYRFERA, from the coding sequence ATGACCCGGGTGCTTGTGGTCGACGACGAGCCGCAGATCGTACGCGCCCTCGTGATCAACCTGAAGGCGCGCAAGTACGAGGTGGACGCCGCGCCCGACGGGGCGACCGCCCTCCAGCTCGCCGCCGCCCGCCACCCCGACGTCGTCGTGCTGGACCTCGGGCTGCCCGACATGGACGGCGTCGAGGTGATCAGGGGGCTGCGCGGCTGGACCCGGGTGCCGATCCTGGTGCTCTCCGCCCGGCACACCTCCGACGAGAAGGTCGAGGCGCTGGACGCGGGGGCCGACGACTACGTCACCAAGCCGTTCGGCATGGACGAGCTGCTGGCCCGGCTGCGCGCCTCGGTGCGACGCGCCGAGCCCGTCGGGCAGGACGGGGGCGACCAGGCCGTGATCGTCGAGACCACGGGCTTCACCGTCGACCTGGCCGCCAAGAAGGTCCAGCGCGAGGGCCGGGACGTACGGCTCACCCCCACCGAGTGGCATCTGCTGGAGGTACTGGTCCGCAACAGCGGCCGGCTGGTCAGCCAGAAGCAGCTGCTCCAGGAGGTCTGGGGGCCGTCGTACGGCACTGAGACCAACTATCTGCGGGTCTACATGGCGCAGCTGCGGCGCAAGCTGGAGGCCGATCCCTCGCACCCCCGGCACTTCGTCACCGAACCGGGCATGGGCTACCGCTTCGAGCGCGCCTGA
- a CDS encoding OB-fold nucleic acid binding domain-containing protein, which yields MSAVPRFEKAGKAERPSGRFRRMLDRLSSSQEDLECEELAEDSHASGCTRISECSDRQIVKVTGTLRTVTLRPRAGVPALEAELFDGTAPLDVVWLGRRSIVGIEPGRKLIASGRISMSHGRRVLFNPKYELRPLGKE from the coding sequence ATGAGTGCTGTTCCTCGATTCGAGAAGGCCGGGAAGGCCGAGCGGCCGTCCGGGCGCTTCCGCCGGATGCTCGACCGGCTCTCCAGCTCCCAGGAGGACCTGGAGTGCGAGGAGCTGGCGGAGGACTCGCACGCCTCGGGATGCACCCGGATCTCCGAGTGCAGCGACCGCCAGATCGTGAAGGTCACTGGTACCTTGCGGACGGTCACCCTGCGACCGCGCGCCGGAGTGCCCGCCCTGGAGGCGGAGCTCTTCGACGGCACCGCTCCGCTGGACGTGGTCTGGCTCGGCCGCCGCTCGATCGTGGGCATCGAGCCGGGCCGCAAGCTCATCGCCTCGGGCCGGATCTCCATGAGCCACGGGCGCCGGGTGCTGTTCAACCCCAAATACGAACTCCGACCGCTCGGCAAGGAGTAG
- a CDS encoding DUF3159 domain-containing protein → MTSLDKPTSDTDPTTRTDQQEADAKAVTEAALFEAFGGIRGMVETVLPGLLFVTIFTIDKNLTYSAIAAVAVSLVLVAVRLIRRDTVKHAFSGVFGVAFGVVFAKMTGNAKDFYLPGMIYTLGLALAYLVTTVAGLPLIGLILGPVFKENLSWRTRNPGRKKAYAKASYAWGLILLAKCAILFPLYWWGDTTQFGWVLVALKIPPFLLAVYLTWVFLAKAPPPIDVFAEMEAEEQAEKDRKAEQTRAAAAAETARGQEY, encoded by the coding sequence GTGACGTCTCTTGACAAGCCGACGTCCGACACGGACCCCACCACCCGCACCGACCAGCAGGAGGCCGACGCGAAGGCGGTCACCGAGGCCGCGCTCTTCGAGGCCTTCGGTGGCATCCGGGGCATGGTGGAGACAGTCCTGCCGGGACTGCTCTTCGTCACGATCTTCACCATCGACAAGAACCTCACGTACTCGGCCATCGCGGCCGTGGCGGTGTCGCTGGTGCTCGTGGCCGTCCGGCTGATCCGCCGGGACACCGTCAAGCACGCCTTCAGCGGCGTCTTCGGTGTGGCCTTCGGTGTCGTCTTCGCGAAGATGACCGGCAACGCCAAGGACTTCTACCTCCCGGGCATGATCTACACGCTCGGGCTGGCCCTCGCCTACCTGGTCACCACGGTGGCGGGACTGCCGCTGATCGGCCTGATCCTGGGCCCGGTCTTCAAGGAGAACCTCTCCTGGCGCACCAGGAACCCCGGCCGCAAGAAGGCCTACGCCAAGGCCAGCTACGCCTGGGGACTGATCCTGCTCGCCAAGTGCGCGATCCTCTTCCCGCTGTACTGGTGGGGCGACACCACCCAGTTCGGCTGGGTCCTGGTGGCGCTGAAGATCCCGCCGTTCCTGCTGGCCGTCTACCTCACCTGGGTCTTCCTGGCCAAGGCGCCGCCGCCCATCGACGTCTTCGCCGAGATGGAGGCCGAGGAACAGGCCGAGAAGGACCGCAAGGCCGAGCAGACCCGCGCGGCAGCCGCCGCCGAGACCGCCCGCGGCCAGGAGTACTGA
- a CDS encoding TrkA family potassium uptake protein, with translation MRVAIAGAGAVGRSIAAELLENGHEVLLVDKAPTAISVERVPMAEWLLADACEITSLDEAALQRCNVVIAATGDDKVNLVVSLLAKTEYGVPRVVARVNNPKNEWLFNESWGVDVAVSTPRLMSALVEEAVSVGDLVRLLRFSHGDANLVELTLPPESALAGTQVGEVAWPEDTSLVTIIRGQRVLTPSAEEALEAGDELLFVAAQAREEQLEDLLSVRRGDPES, from the coding sequence ATGCGTGTCGCGATTGCCGGGGCCGGTGCGGTGGGCCGTTCCATCGCGGCCGAGCTGCTGGAGAACGGCCACGAGGTGCTCCTCGTCGACAAGGCGCCGACCGCCATCTCGGTGGAGCGGGTGCCGATGGCCGAGTGGCTGCTGGCGGACGCCTGCGAGATCACCTCGCTGGACGAGGCGGCGCTGCAGCGCTGCAACGTCGTGATCGCCGCGACCGGCGACGACAAGGTGAACCTGGTCGTCTCGCTGCTCGCCAAGACGGAGTACGGCGTGCCGCGGGTCGTCGCCCGGGTGAACAACCCGAAGAACGAGTGGCTGTTCAACGAGTCCTGGGGCGTCGATGTGGCGGTCTCGACCCCTCGGCTGATGTCGGCCCTGGTCGAGGAGGCGGTGAGCGTCGGTGATCTGGTCCGGCTGCTGCGCTTCAGCCACGGTGACGCCAACCTGGTCGAGCTGACGCTGCCCCCGGAGTCGGCGCTGGCCGGCACCCAGGTCGGGGAGGTGGCCTGGCCCGAGGACACCTCGCTGGTGACGATCATCCGCGGGCAGCGGGTGCTGACGCCGAGCGCGGAGGAGGCCCTGGAGGCCGGTGACGAGCTGTTGTTCGTGGCGGCCCAGGCGCGCGAGGAGCAGCTGGAGGACCTGCTGTCGGTGCGCCGGGGGGACCCGGAGAGCTGA
- a CDS encoding TrkA family potassium uptake protein: protein MHIVIMGCGRVGAALAQTLEQQGHTVAVIDQDPTAFRRLGSGFGGRRVSGVGFDQDTLREAGIEEAGAFAAVSSGDNSNIIAARVAREMFGIENVAARIYDPRRAEVYQRLGIPTVATVRWTADQMLRRLLPSGAEPLWRDPSGGVQLAEVHTTPSWIGHKISTLQEETGVRVAFLTRLGEAILPSSQTVLQEGDLVHVMMRTDEIAKVEAAFAEGPEEGGH from the coding sequence GTGCACATCGTCATCATGGGCTGCGGGCGAGTCGGAGCCGCTCTCGCGCAGACCCTGGAGCAGCAGGGGCACACGGTCGCCGTCATCGACCAGGACCCCACCGCATTCCGGCGCCTCGGCTCCGGTTTCGGCGGCCGCCGTGTCAGCGGGGTCGGTTTCGACCAGGACACCCTCCGCGAGGCGGGGATCGAGGAGGCCGGTGCGTTCGCGGCGGTGAGCAGCGGCGACAACTCGAACATCATCGCGGCCCGGGTGGCGCGCGAGATGTTCGGCATCGAGAACGTCGCGGCCAGGATCTACGACCCCCGGCGCGCCGAGGTGTACCAGCGTCTCGGTATTCCCACGGTCGCCACCGTGCGCTGGACCGCGGACCAGATGCTGCGCCGGCTGCTGCCCTCGGGTGCCGAGCCGCTGTGGCGGGACCCGAGTGGCGGTGTGCAGCTCGCGGAGGTGCACACCACCCCGTCCTGGATCGGCCACAAGATCAGCACACTGCAGGAGGAGACGGGCGTCCGCGTGGCGTTCCTCACCCGGTTGGGCGAAGCCATACTGCCGTCGTCGCAGACGGTGCTGCAGGAGGGTGATCTGGTCCACGTGATGATGCGGACGGACGAGATCGCGAAGGTCGAGGCGGCCTTCGCCGAGGGCCCTGAGGAGGGCGGTCACTGA